In the Osmerus eperlanus chromosome 27, fOsmEpe2.1, whole genome shotgun sequence genome, one interval contains:
- the LOC134013832 gene encoding tumor necrosis factor ligand superfamily member 11-like isoform X2, translating into MGIQHFSMLQCQALEEVECLRLLGALQNQHHAQYQNQHRVHNQTQNQTQTLHLHKAKEQPEVLTQQGVSCFSLAQSLRTYISKVTERIVSEHILSESLPARGTKRNLQPSAHLTLRDSGLQGPVSSSPQRDLHQSCRYPVLSWSNHSMVSHLYNMSVSGGRLRVARSGRYHVYAQLTLHYASLGHQGAPEHSHQLVLCVSRKTSYAKPILLLKGVATRRWAPDPEPAVHSLHQGALFSLRAGDQLLVSVSSPAVLHHPEDAASYFGASRYDP; encoded by the exons cTGCAGTGCCAGGCTCTAGAGGAGGTTGAGTGTCTGAGGCTTCTGGGAGCACTGCAGAACCAGCACCATGCCCAGTACCAGAACCAGCACCGTGTCCATAACCAGACCCagaaccagacccagaccctgcACCTGCACAAGGCCAAGGAGCAACCTGAGGTGCTGACCCAGCAGGGAGTGTCCTGCTTCAGCCTGGCCCAGAGCCTAAGAACCTACATCTCCAAG GTGACGGAAAGGATCGTCTCTGAGCACATCCTTTCAG AGTCTCTCCCCGCCAGAGGGACCAAACGCAACCTGCAGCCCTCCGCCCACCTCACTCTCCGAGACAGCGGGCTACAGG GGCcggtctcatcctccccccagagAGACCTCCACCAGTCCTGCCGCTACCCGGTCCTGTCCTGGTCCAATCACAGCATGGTGTCTCACCTGTACAACATGAGCGTGTCCGGGGGCCGTCTCCGCGTGGCGCGCTCGGGTCGTTACCACGTCTATGCCCAGCTGACCCTGCACTACGCCTCCCTgggccaccagggggcgccgGAGCACAGCCACCAGCTGGTGCTGTGCGTAAGTAGGAAGACGTCGTACGCGAAGCCCATCCTTCTGCTGAAGGGCGTGGCCACGCGCCGCTGGGCCCCCGATCCTGAGCCTGCCGTCCACTccctccaccagggggcgctgttCTCCCTGCGCGCCGGAGACCAGCTGCTCGTCTCCGTGTCGTCACCCGCCGTGCTGCACCACCCTGAGGACGCTGCCAGCTACTTTGGGGCATCCCgctatgacccctga
- the LOC134013832 gene encoding tumor necrosis factor ligand superfamily member 11-like isoform X1, translated as MRVALTVSVLLVLQLQCQALEEVECLRLLGALQNQHHAQYQNQHRVHNQTQNQTQTLHLHKAKEQPEVLTQQGVSCFSLAQSLRTYISKVTERIVSEHILSESLPARGTKRNLQPSAHLTLRDSGLQGPVSSSPQRDLHQSCRYPVLSWSNHSMVSHLYNMSVSGGRLRVARSGRYHVYAQLTLHYASLGHQGAPEHSHQLVLCVSRKTSYAKPILLLKGVATRRWAPDPEPAVHSLHQGALFSLRAGDQLLVSVSSPAVLHHPEDAASYFGASRYDP; from the exons cTGCAGTGCCAGGCTCTAGAGGAGGTTGAGTGTCTGAGGCTTCTGGGAGCACTGCAGAACCAGCACCATGCCCAGTACCAGAACCAGCACCGTGTCCATAACCAGACCCagaaccagacccagaccctgcACCTGCACAAGGCCAAGGAGCAACCTGAGGTGCTGACCCAGCAGGGAGTGTCCTGCTTCAGCCTGGCCCAGAGCCTAAGAACCTACATCTCCAAG GTGACGGAAAGGATCGTCTCTGAGCACATCCTTTCAG AGTCTCTCCCCGCCAGAGGGACCAAACGCAACCTGCAGCCCTCCGCCCACCTCACTCTCCGAGACAGCGGGCTACAGG GGCcggtctcatcctccccccagagAGACCTCCACCAGTCCTGCCGCTACCCGGTCCTGTCCTGGTCCAATCACAGCATGGTGTCTCACCTGTACAACATGAGCGTGTCCGGGGGCCGTCTCCGCGTGGCGCGCTCGGGTCGTTACCACGTCTATGCCCAGCTGACCCTGCACTACGCCTCCCTgggccaccagggggcgccgGAGCACAGCCACCAGCTGGTGCTGTGCGTAAGTAGGAAGACGTCGTACGCGAAGCCCATCCTTCTGCTGAAGGGCGTGGCCACGCGCCGCTGGGCCCCCGATCCTGAGCCTGCCGTCCACTccctccaccagggggcgctgttCTCCCTGCGCGCCGGAGACCAGCTGCTCGTCTCCGTGTCGTCACCCGCCGTGCTGCACCACCCTGAGGACGCTGCCAGCTACTTTGGGGCATCCCgctatgacccctga